Proteins from a genomic interval of Paenibacillus lentus:
- the hflX gene encoding GTPase HflX has protein sequence MTNSLYETNTEIPDRAILVSLNTLEVKGGGIDPAYSMDELVQLALTAGVEVVDTLIQNRDKPDSKWFIGKGKVDELHEAIQDYDANTVIFDQELSGAQVRNLEDILDVKIIDRTQLILDIFAQRAKTREGIIQVELAQLTYLLPRLSGHGKNLSRLGGGIGTRGPGESKLETDRRHIRRRIGELKRQLEEVTRHRKLHRERRKETGVVHLALVGYTNAGKSTLLKALTSADVYIENQLFATLDPTTRSMELPSGKEVIVTDTVGFIQNLPHDLIAAFRATLEEANEADLILHVVDASSPMREDQMHVVDRILDQLGAGGTPQIVLFNKKDMCSPERLEMLPSGKGYLKVSAFDEGDLLRIREAVQQHLAGGTYSFSIPAFRGDLASLLYRVGNVIERSIEDDVIVYRVVLHQKDYEKYGSELVQFRSESEQSSE, from the coding sequence ATGACAAACTCGCTGTATGAGACAAATACGGAAATCCCTGATCGGGCAATTCTAGTTAGTTTGAATACCCTGGAAGTTAAAGGAGGCGGGATTGATCCCGCCTATTCTATGGATGAACTGGTGCAGCTCGCCTTGACTGCAGGCGTAGAAGTGGTGGATACGCTGATCCAAAATCGGGATAAGCCTGATTCGAAATGGTTTATCGGTAAAGGGAAGGTCGATGAACTGCATGAAGCTATCCAGGATTACGATGCAAATACGGTCATCTTTGATCAGGAGTTGTCAGGGGCTCAGGTTCGTAATCTTGAAGATATTTTGGATGTGAAAATTATTGACCGGACCCAGTTGATTCTGGATATTTTTGCTCAGCGCGCTAAGACACGTGAAGGAATCATCCAGGTAGAGCTCGCTCAGCTTACTTATTTGTTACCGCGTTTATCTGGCCATGGCAAAAATTTGTCCAGGCTGGGAGGCGGAATCGGTACACGCGGACCGGGCGAGAGCAAGCTGGAGACGGATCGCCGGCATATTCGGCGGCGTATCGGGGAGCTGAAGCGTCAGCTTGAGGAAGTGACGCGCCATCGCAAGCTGCATCGGGAGCGGCGCAAGGAGACCGGTGTCGTTCATTTAGCGCTTGTCGGCTATACGAACGCAGGCAAATCCACACTGCTGAAGGCGCTGACTTCGGCAGACGTATACATTGAGAATCAATTGTTTGCCACGCTTGATCCGACAACCCGCTCGATGGAGCTGCCAAGCGGCAAAGAAGTGATTGTGACCGATACCGTTGGCTTTATACAAAATTTGCCGCATGATTTAATAGCGGCCTTCCGTGCTACGCTGGAGGAGGCGAACGAAGCTGATCTGATCCTGCATGTAGTTGATGCATCTTCACCGATGCGGGAAGATCAGATGCACGTTGTCGATCGCATCCTGGATCAGCTTGGGGCCGGAGGCACGCCGCAAATCGTGCTGTTTAACAAGAAGGACATGTGTTCGCCGGAGCGTCTTGAAATGCTTCCGTCCGGGAAGGGATATTTGAAGGTGAGTGCTTTCGATGAAGGGGACTTGCTGCGTATACGGGAAGCCGTACAGCAGCATTTGGCTGGAGGCACGTATTCCTTCAGTATACCCGCTTTTCGCGGGGACCTCGCTTCATTGCTCTATAGGGTGGGGAATGTGATAGAACGGAGTATCGAGGACGACGTGATTGTTTATCGTGTAGTCCTTCATCAGAAGGATTACGAGAAATATGGCTCTGAGCTCGTTCAATTTAGGAGTGAGTCTGAGCAGAGCAGCGAGTGA
- a CDS encoding aminotransferase class I/II-fold pyridoxal phosphate-dependent enzyme, which produces MAVFAEEIVAWLEDAEQQVAEQFRVIDRIVDQNQWKVIEAFQRHQVSDYHFAGSTGYGYNDRGREVLDLVYADVFGAEAALVRPHFASGTHTIATALFGVLRPGDELLYISGTPYDTLHKVIGEPGDGTGSLQDFGIRYDEVALLENGEIDWDGVAAKLNERTKVIGIQRSRGYDWRDSFTIAQIGEMVRRVKEMQPGCIVFVDNCYGEFAEELEPTQVGVDLMAGSLIKNPGGGLAETGGYICGRADLVELASYRLTAPGIGGEVGAMLGTTRGIYQGLFLAPTTVGQAVKGSILAAAVLERAGFESRPRWNADRTDLIQAIAFSCPEQLIAFVQGIQRAAAVDGYVVPEAWEMPGYEHPVIMAAGTFIQGGSLELSADAPVREPYIAYMQGGLTYSHVKFGLLTALQTMKDRNLL; this is translated from the coding sequence ATGGCAGTTTTTGCAGAAGAAATCGTAGCATGGTTAGAAGATGCGGAGCAGCAGGTAGCTGAGCAATTCCGAGTAATCGATCGCATTGTCGATCAGAATCAGTGGAAGGTGATTGAAGCCTTCCAACGGCATCAAGTAAGTGATTATCATTTTGCAGGCTCTACCGGATATGGCTATAATGATCGCGGACGTGAAGTGCTTGATCTTGTGTATGCCGATGTATTCGGCGCCGAGGCGGCCCTGGTGCGTCCGCATTTTGCGTCTGGCACACATACGATTGCCACGGCGCTGTTTGGTGTGCTTCGTCCGGGAGATGAACTGCTTTACATATCTGGAACGCCGTACGACACCCTTCATAAAGTCATCGGCGAGCCGGGAGATGGCACGGGTTCACTGCAGGATTTTGGAATTCGCTATGACGAGGTTGCGTTGTTAGAGAACGGTGAGATTGATTGGGATGGTGTGGCTGCTAAGCTGAATGAGCGCACGAAAGTGATTGGGATTCAAAGATCGCGTGGCTACGACTGGCGCGATTCTTTTACGATTGCTCAGATCGGCGAGATGGTTCGCAGGGTAAAGGAAATGCAGCCGGGTTGCATCGTGTTCGTTGACAATTGCTATGGTGAATTTGCTGAAGAGCTGGAGCCGACGCAGGTTGGTGTTGATTTGATGGCTGGATCTTTAATAAAGAATCCGGGCGGGGGATTAGCAGAGACAGGCGGGTATATTTGTGGCCGTGCCGATTTGGTAGAGCTTGCATCCTATCGATTGACTGCGCCGGGTATTGGCGGGGAAGTAGGAGCGATGCTGGGAACGACGAGAGGGATTTATCAGGGGTTGTTCCTCGCCCCGACGACGGTAGGACAAGCGGTAAAAGGAAGTATTCTGGCTGCCGCCGTGCTTGAGCGCGCCGGATTCGAAAGCCGTCCGCGCTGGAATGCAGATCGTACCGATTTGATTCAGGCGATTGCTTTCAGCTGTCCGGAGCAACTGATCGCATTTGTGCAAGGGATACAGCGCGCTGCCGCCGTGGACGGTTACGTTGTGCCAGAGGCTTGGGAGATGCCGGGGTATGAGCATCCGGTTATTATGGCTGCAGGTACATTCATTCAGGGAGGAAGTCTGGAATTGTCCGCTGATGCTCCTGTGCGCGAGCCTTACATCGCCTATATGCAGGGCGGATTAACCTACTCACACGTCAAGTTCGGTTTATTAACAGCCTTGCAAACGATGAAGGATCGGAATTTATTGTGA
- a CDS encoding DUF402 domain-containing protein: MKRKFGDRANWRRITQRHFKSKYVESDKFTGYVTLYTIFALRDPLWKTYGGHTFRIADKGYTWLQYYPKGQHYVVTAMFDDQGDIVEWYIDVCKNQGITDQGVPWFDDLYLDIVVLKNGEVFLMDEDELDEALTKGHITVKDYDMAIETAKAVLHAINQQEFPYFNMSLEHFRSGFMDSKSFRPGG, translated from the coding sequence ATGAAGCGAAAATTTGGAGACCGAGCGAACTGGCGGCGCATTACTCAGCGTCATTTTAAATCCAAGTATGTGGAAAGCGATAAATTTACAGGCTATGTTACGTTGTACACGATTTTCGCACTGCGAGATCCTCTGTGGAAGACTTATGGCGGCCACACATTTCGCATTGCGGACAAAGGTTATACCTGGCTTCAGTATTATCCGAAAGGACAGCACTATGTCGTCACAGCCATGTTCGATGATCAGGGCGATATTGTAGAGTGGTATATCGATGTGTGCAAAAATCAAGGCATTACCGATCAAGGTGTGCCCTGGTTCGATGATTTGTATTTGGATATCGTTGTGCTCAAGAACGGGGAAGTGTTCTTGATGGACGAGGATGAATTGGATGAAGCGTTGACGAAAGGCCACATTACAGTGAAAGACTACGACATGGCGATAGAGACGGCAAAGGCTGTGCTCCACGCGATAAATCAGCAGGAATTTCCTTATTTCAACATGTCTCTGGAGCATTTCCGCAGCGGCTTTATGGATTCTAAGTCGTTTCGGCCAGGAGGTTAA
- a CDS encoding YdcF family protein, with translation MFHFGKRSNKTTYFSMEQGRRKLRPLYIRWLRFGLVLILLGIGWFLYVLAQIGSVERSPAVAIKDMPAADVGIVLGASMWGDRPSPGLEERLRHSLEQYQAGKFKIFLLTGGLDQEGYKYTEAEGMANYLEEHGVPREAMLLENKATSTYENLKFSQEIMKEQGLTSALIMTHTYHGNRALEIAEALDYRHPKLSLTKSKVLKPIPNTMREVLAYTKWKLVQAGLALGLDL, from the coding sequence ATGTTTCATTTTGGCAAAAGGTCAAACAAGACCACCTATTTCAGCATGGAGCAGGGTAGGCGCAAATTGCGACCGCTGTACATCCGTTGGTTACGCTTTGGACTTGTGCTCATCCTGCTCGGTATCGGCTGGTTTTTGTATGTGCTGGCACAGATCGGCAGTGTGGAGCGAAGTCCCGCAGTTGCAATAAAAGATATGCCCGCAGCGGATGTTGGCATTGTCTTGGGGGCATCCATGTGGGGGGATCGGCCGAGTCCTGGACTCGAAGAACGGCTTCGCCATAGTCTGGAGCAGTATCAGGCTGGAAAATTTAAGATATTTCTGCTTACAGGAGGCCTGGATCAAGAAGGCTACAAATATACAGAAGCCGAAGGGATGGCCAACTATTTAGAAGAGCATGGTGTGCCGCGCGAGGCTATGCTGCTAGAGAACAAGGCGACAAGCACGTATGAGAACTTAAAATTCAGTCAAGAAATAATGAAGGAGCAGGGGCTTACCTCTGCGCTAATAATGACTCATACTTATCATGGGAACCGGGCGCTTGAAATCGCTGAAGCATTGGACTATCGGCATCCGAAGCTGTCCCTGACAAAATCGAAGGTGCTTAAGCCCATTCCGAATACAATGCGGGAAGTACTGGCGTATACGAAATGGAAATTGGTTCAGGCTGGCCTGGCGCTAGGGCTGGATTTATAG
- a CDS encoding sugar-binding protein codes for MDKKWLAAAAVLIGILTYLFVGFAHHSGKMSRIVKELQGHEGNGTKRYHIVLIEQERYHPYWEMVEKGAEQAAEEYAIDIEFAGAVRNNMDEQLNLLEKAIAARVDAIIVQGLNEEKFTPLIDKAVARGVPVVTIDTDAPESKRLAYVGTDNVAAGERLGRLVVKTTGGSGKIGVIIGSELAESQLQRLDGLRQVVDQYSRLEIVAVRSSNISHMEAIQQASEMLRNHPEISIMVGTSATDALGMLQAAKSLKRDELTIIGFDNQKETLAAIRNGEIQATVAQQPYLMGRTAVKLLYDHFQGERLLPAYYTEVKVLDGSNVQEGESL; via the coding sequence ATGGACAAAAAGTGGTTGGCCGCCGCAGCGGTCTTGATTGGGATACTTACATATCTGTTTGTCGGATTTGCGCACCATTCCGGTAAAATGAGCAGGATTGTAAAGGAGCTCCAAGGGCATGAGGGCAATGGGACGAAGCGTTATCACATTGTGCTGATCGAGCAGGAACGCTATCATCCGTATTGGGAAATGGTGGAGAAGGGCGCAGAACAGGCAGCGGAAGAGTATGCCATCGACATCGAATTTGCCGGAGCCGTCCGGAATAACATGGATGAGCAGCTTAATTTGCTGGAGAAAGCGATCGCCGCTCGGGTAGATGCGATTATTGTGCAAGGATTGAATGAGGAGAAATTCACGCCGCTCATTGATAAAGCGGTAGCGCGCGGTGTTCCGGTTGTGACGATCGATACGGATGCGCCGGAGAGTAAGCGGCTTGCGTATGTCGGCACAGATAATGTGGCCGCTGGCGAGAGGCTGGGACGCCTTGTGGTGAAAACGACAGGCGGATCGGGAAAAATTGGTGTTATTATCGGCAGCGAGCTTGCCGAGAGTCAGCTGCAGCGCCTGGATGGGCTGAGGCAGGTAGTGGACCAGTATAGCAGACTCGAAATTGTCGCGGTACGCAGCTCCAATATTTCGCATATGGAGGCAATCCAGCAGGCGTCTGAGATGCTGCGCAATCATCCGGAGATCAGCATTATGGTCGGCACTAGTGCAACGGATGCGCTCGGGATGCTGCAAGCCGCCAAAAGTTTGAAACGCGATGAACTTACGATTATAGGCTTTGACAATCAGAAGGAGACGCTGGCCGCAATTCGCAACGGCGAGATTCAAGCTACGGTGGCGCAACAACCCTATTTAATGGGCAGGACGGCGGTCAAGCTGCTTTATGATCACTTTCAGGGGGAGCGGCTGCTTCCTGCATACTATACAGAGGTCAAGGTGCTAGATGGAAGTAATGTGCAGGAGGGAGAGAGCCTGTGA
- the glnA gene encoding type I glutamate--ammonia ligase, which translates to MSYSKEDILRIAKEENVRFIRLQFTDLLGTIKNVEIPVSQLEKALDNKMMFDGSSIEGYVRIEESDMYLYPDLDTWVIFPWVAEDRVARLICDVYMTDGTPFGGDPRNILKRALKEAEEMGYTAMNVGPEPEFFLFKTDEKGNPTMELNDQGGYFDLAPTDLGENCRREIVLTLEEMGFEIEASHHEVAPGQHEIDFKYADAIKAADQIQTFKLVVKTIARQHGLHATFMPKPLYGVSGSGMHCHQSLFKGKVNAFYDESDELGLSKDARHYMAGILKHARAFAAVTNPTVNSYKRLVPGYEAPCYVAWSSSNRSPMIRIPASRGLSTRVEVRNPDPAANPYLALAVMLRAGLDGIKNELELVAPVDRNIYVMSEEELIEEGIPSLPSDLKEALNEMVNSEVISDALGEHARTHLYELKEIEWDMYRTQVHEWERDHYMRLY; encoded by the coding sequence TTGAGTTATTCCAAAGAAGACATTTTACGCATTGCCAAAGAAGAGAATGTGCGATTTATCCGTTTGCAATTTACTGATTTGCTCGGAACGATCAAGAACGTAGAAATTCCTGTCAGTCAATTGGAAAAAGCGCTTGATAACAAAATGATGTTCGACGGATCTTCTATTGAAGGATATGTTCGCATCGAAGAATCCGATATGTATCTGTACCCGGATCTGGATACTTGGGTTATTTTCCCATGGGTAGCCGAGGATCGTGTGGCACGGCTTATCTGTGATGTTTACATGACGGATGGCACACCATTCGGCGGAGACCCGCGCAACATATTGAAGCGCGCGCTGAAAGAAGCGGAAGAAATGGGATATACCGCAATGAATGTAGGTCCAGAACCTGAATTTTTCCTCTTTAAAACCGATGAAAAAGGCAACCCCACGATGGAACTGAATGACCAAGGCGGTTATTTCGACCTCGCTCCAACGGATCTAGGGGAGAACTGCCGTCGTGAAATCGTCCTTACCCTCGAAGAAATGGGCTTTGAAATCGAAGCGTCCCACCACGAAGTAGCTCCAGGTCAACACGAGATTGATTTTAAATATGCCGATGCTATTAAGGCGGCTGACCAAATTCAAACATTCAAGCTCGTCGTTAAGACAATCGCTCGTCAGCATGGTTTGCATGCGACCTTCATGCCTAAACCGTTGTATGGTGTGAGCGGCTCCGGAATGCACTGCCATCAATCCCTATTCAAAGGGAAAGTGAATGCTTTTTATGACGAAAGTGATGAGCTTGGTCTAAGTAAGGACGCTCGTCACTACATGGCTGGTATCCTTAAGCATGCTCGTGCATTTGCAGCTGTAACGAATCCGACCGTTAACTCCTACAAACGACTCGTACCCGGATATGAAGCGCCTTGCTATGTAGCGTGGTCATCCAGTAACCGCAGCCCGATGATTCGTATCCCCGCTTCCCGTGGATTGAGCACTCGCGTAGAGGTTCGTAACCCGGATCCGGCGGCTAATCCATATTTGGCCTTGGCAGTAATGCTCAGAGCAGGTCTTGACGGTATTAAGAATGAGCTGGAGCTTGTCGCTCCGGTTGACCGCAACATCTATGTGATGTCAGAGGAAGAGCTGATCGAAGAAGGCATTCCAAGCCTGCCATCAGACCTTAAGGAAGCTTTAAATGAAATGGTTAACAGTGAAGTTATTTCTGATGCGCTCGGCGAGCACGCCCGCACGCACTTATACGAGCTGAAAGAAATCGAGTGGGACATGTACCGCACCCAGGTTCACGAGTGGGAACGTGACCATTATATGAGATTGTATTAA
- a CDS encoding MerR family transcriptional regulator — MSEEIRRNMALFPIGIVMKLTDLSARQIRYYEQHQLIRPARTSGNQRLFSYNDVERLLEIKKLIDRGANMAGIKEALAPAVKESQEATEMNADTEQKRKELTDSELYRRLKQELVTGNRMGQVSLIQGELSRFFKI, encoded by the coding sequence GTGAGTGAGGAGATTCGCAGAAACATGGCTTTGTTTCCGATCGGTATCGTCATGAAACTTACCGATTTATCGGCTCGGCAGATACGCTATTATGAGCAGCATCAGCTGATCAGGCCGGCCCGTACCTCGGGGAACCAGCGTCTATTTTCGTACAATGATGTTGAGCGATTACTTGAGATAAAGAAACTGATCGACAGAGGCGCCAACATGGCAGGAATCAAAGAGGCTTTGGCGCCCGCAGTTAAAGAATCTCAGGAAGCAACGGAAATGAATGCAGATACCGAACAGAAACGTAAGGAGCTGACGGATTCAGAGCTTTATCGCCGGCTGAAGCAGGAGCTGGTAACTGGGAACAGAATGGGTCAGGTATCACTGATCCAAGGAGAGTTATCCCGCTTTTTCAAAATCTAG
- a CDS encoding AAA family ATPase, with translation MPGHVMARSGSSEERPSRQINVILRNPEPPVVTQSVPDADLQSTAKAIPQQGVFAEIQKELDQLIGLHHIKDLMYEIYALLQITDMRSEAGLLSNPQVYHMVFKGNPGTGKTTVARIVAKMFQRLGVLNKGHLIEVERADLVGEYIGHTAQKTRDLVKKALGGILFIDEAYSLARGGEKDFGKEAIDTLVKAMEDQKNQFILILAGYSDEMDFFLQCNPGMPSRFPIVIDFPDYTVDQLIQISEGMAKERDYILMPQAILKLKQHLLREKCEGEHAFSNARYVRNVIERSIRSQAVRLLTQFSGNSGSPGKLELMTLRQEDLKLDLKEERRL, from the coding sequence ATGCCAGGGCATGTTATGGCCAGAAGCGGATCTTCCGAAGAGAGGCCATCCAGACAAATCAATGTAATTCTCCGAAATCCCGAGCCCCCTGTCGTAACGCAGAGCGTTCCTGACGCGGATTTGCAGTCAACGGCCAAAGCAATCCCTCAGCAAGGTGTATTCGCAGAGATACAGAAAGAACTAGATCAGCTCATAGGCCTTCATCATATCAAAGACTTAATGTATGAAATATACGCACTGTTGCAAATCACGGATATGCGTTCTGAGGCGGGATTGTTGTCGAATCCCCAAGTGTACCATATGGTGTTTAAAGGAAATCCGGGAACGGGCAAGACGACGGTGGCTAGAATTGTCGCGAAGATGTTCCAGCGTCTCGGCGTGCTCAATAAAGGGCATTTGATCGAAGTTGAACGTGCGGACTTGGTTGGGGAATATATTGGCCATACGGCTCAGAAGACTAGAGATTTGGTGAAAAAAGCGCTCGGTGGCATCCTGTTTATCGACGAAGCCTATAGCCTCGCACGGGGTGGAGAGAAGGACTTCGGCAAGGAAGCGATCGACACGCTCGTCAAAGCGATGGAGGATCAGAAAAATCAGTTTATCCTTATTCTCGCCGGATATTCTGACGAAATGGATTTTTTTCTGCAATGCAATCCCGGCATGCCCTCGCGCTTTCCGATCGTGATTGATTTTCCAGACTATACTGTCGATCAGTTAATTCAAATCTCGGAGGGAATGGCCAAGGAACGGGACTATATTCTGATGCCGCAGGCGATACTCAAATTAAAGCAGCATTTGCTGCGGGAAAAGTGTGAGGGTGAGCATGCCTTTAGCAATGCCAGATATGTCCGCAACGTCATTGAACGTTCAATACGGAGTCAAGCGGTTCGTCTGCTGACGCAGTTTAGCGGCAACAGTGGCTCGCCGGGCAAGCTGGAGTTAATGACGCTGCGGCAGGAGGATTTGAAGCTGGATCTGAAGGAAGAACGGCGCCTATAA
- a CDS encoding helix-turn-helix domain-containing protein produces the protein MEKWGYVKMYTLLIADDEALEREGLELMIRHMMPDTFTFLHAENGRRAIQLAEEARPDFIFMDIKMPGIQGLEAVREISAIYPMTRIVMITAHDYFTYAKESLTLGVSDYLLKPAKREEMLDVLRKLIDETEQTRRERNEQLKMKEKLSQLIPLAENELSLMLMLECVQEVEVSQLAKLLDLNWQKGYAMVLSLARDAAEEWEGFQLVKKEVYEAIKQFVKPILTCLVSPMVGHQIVLFIPFSPGQSGYSQRVNSLDWGKRIKEFVEERFGYRLSVGIGSIREGWDGMSRSYREAARVCADDQNTVNVRHYDDITMSSGQAMITSDEEKKLLDALLRQDKQEALNRFTALWERLMQRSEPVQLTHLRAEVIGLLLYLCRGTQSRGGVEWISLLSGLEDMEALRHSAQLWLDRIADAMKEDQERSRSHVLQRALLYIGQKYKEDISMEESAEFVNLSPHYFSKLFKQYTGENFIDYVTRLRMEESKRLIQEQRLSLKEICFEVGYNDPNYFSRVFKKVLGMTPSEYRQQLEKRSPC, from the coding sequence GTGGAAAAATGGGGGTATGTCAAAATGTATACCTTGCTTATAGCGGACGATGAAGCTCTTGAACGTGAAGGACTGGAGCTTATGATCAGGCATATGATGCCGGACACCTTTACGTTTCTCCATGCGGAGAATGGAAGACGGGCGATTCAACTAGCTGAGGAAGCGAGACCTGATTTTATTTTTATGGATATTAAAATGCCAGGTATTCAAGGGCTGGAGGCAGTACGCGAAATTTCGGCGATATATCCGATGACTAGAATTGTGATGATTACAGCACATGATTATTTCACTTATGCCAAGGAGAGTCTGACCTTAGGGGTTAGCGACTATTTGCTCAAGCCGGCCAAGCGGGAAGAAATGTTAGATGTGCTGAGGAAGTTGATTGATGAGACAGAGCAAACACGGCGGGAAAGAAACGAACAGCTAAAAATGAAGGAGAAGCTGTCGCAGTTAATCCCACTAGCGGAGAATGAGCTGTCCCTTATGCTGATGCTGGAATGCGTGCAGGAGGTAGAGGTTTCACAGCTGGCCAAACTGCTCGATTTGAATTGGCAGAAGGGATATGCGATGGTGCTATCGCTTGCTCGGGATGCGGCTGAAGAGTGGGAAGGATTTCAGTTAGTCAAAAAAGAGGTTTATGAGGCTATTAAACAGTTTGTCAAGCCGATTCTTACCTGCCTCGTCAGTCCCATGGTTGGCCATCAGATAGTGTTGTTCATCCCTTTTTCGCCAGGGCAGTCAGGTTATTCACAGCGTGTGAATTCATTAGACTGGGGCAAGCGTATTAAGGAATTCGTGGAAGAGCGGTTTGGCTACAGGCTTTCTGTCGGTATTGGTTCAATCCGGGAGGGCTGGGACGGAATGAGCCGTTCTTATCGAGAAGCAGCTCGGGTGTGCGCGGATGACCAAAATACTGTTAACGTAAGGCATTATGACGATATTACGATGAGCTCAGGGCAGGCGATGATAACGTCCGATGAAGAGAAGAAACTGCTGGATGCGCTGCTGCGTCAGGATAAGCAGGAGGCATTGAACCGGTTTACCGCGCTTTGGGAGCGGCTTATGCAAAGGAGTGAGCCTGTCCAGCTGACGCATCTGCGGGCAGAAGTGATTGGACTTCTCCTGTATTTATGCCGGGGAACGCAGTCCCGAGGCGGGGTCGAATGGATCTCATTGCTAAGCGGGCTTGAGGATATGGAGGCACTTCGCCATAGTGCGCAATTGTGGTTGGATAGGATTGCAGATGCCATGAAGGAAGATCAGGAGCGCAGCCGTTCACATGTGCTACAGCGGGCACTGCTTTATATCGGTCAGAAGTACAAAGAGGATATCTCGATGGAAGAAAGTGCCGAGTTCGTTAATCTGAGTCCTCATTATTTCAGTAAACTATTTAAGCAGTATACAGGTGAAAATTTTATTGATTACGTGACCCGGCTGCGGATGGAGGAATCTAAGAGGCTAATTCAAGAACAGCGTCTTAGCTTGAAGGAGATTTGCTTTGAAGTAGGATATAACGACCCGAATTATTTTAGCCGAGTTTTTAAAAAGGTGTTGGGTATGACACCTAGCGAGTATCGCCAGCAACTGGAGAAACGAAGTCCTTGTTGA
- a CDS encoding sensor histidine kinase → MTIRRKLFIFIPLLVILLSSVSFFLFESGKTVQESYHLMMNRILLYKEVSYEVGENMRSLNRYIMQMDAESMPEVIKHLNAVKELRVELDSLATIGPSDLPLVNYRNIIDTFIEQAEGMIVQIDVHDSGIMAGQYIEAEKTERFIREEAQALVDLELEQYKPIYQEMMFTSERLNTLGILLVITVAALSILLALWLSESITGPIRRLVSTAKQISKGRMDTKAPERDNHDEISILCRAFNGMIDNIQRLMAENMDSLEKDRLVKELELKTLQSQINPHFLFNTLNSISKLAYIEGATRTSDLAVSVSRLLRYNLQKLDQAVPLREEVEHVSEYMKIQKARFRDRIEFVMDIDERALDCMIPCLTLQPILENAFVHGIEQMESGALLKLGISYSEAGVVIEIRDNGVGMSRETANVLLQSIRDNSPRYGGRKGQSTGLGTHNVFKRLHLFFDGQERIEIDSREGGGTTVMFTLPFRTVA, encoded by the coding sequence GTGACAATACGGAGGAAACTGTTTATCTTTATTCCGCTACTCGTAATTTTGCTGAGCTCGGTTTCTTTCTTCCTGTTCGAGAGCGGTAAAACCGTGCAGGAAAGCTATCATTTAATGATGAACCGTATTTTATTATATAAAGAGGTATCTTATGAGGTCGGTGAAAATATGCGGTCGCTGAACCGCTATATTATGCAAATGGATGCAGAGAGCATGCCTGAAGTGATCAAGCATCTGAACGCCGTCAAGGAGCTGAGAGTCGAGCTGGATAGTTTGGCAACAATTGGACCAAGCGATTTGCCGCTGGTCAATTATCGCAATATTATTGATACATTTATCGAGCAGGCCGAAGGGATGATCGTGCAAATCGATGTGCATGATTCGGGCATTATGGCCGGGCAGTATATCGAAGCTGAGAAGACGGAGCGATTCATCCGCGAGGAGGCTCAAGCGCTTGTTGATCTTGAACTGGAACAGTATAAGCCGATTTACCAGGAAATGATGTTTACCTCAGAGCGATTAAATACGCTTGGTATTCTGCTTGTAATTACCGTGGCGGCACTCAGTATTCTGTTAGCGCTCTGGCTTTCGGAGAGTATTACCGGGCCGATCCGCCGCCTTGTGTCCACGGCCAAACAAATTTCAAAAGGGCGGATGGATACGAAGGCGCCGGAGAGGGACAACCATGATGAAATTAGCATTCTGTGCCGAGCTTTTAATGGGATGATCGATAACATTCAACGGCTGATGGCTGAAAATATGGACAGCTTGGAGAAGGATCGCCTCGTGAAGGAGCTGGAGTTGAAGACGCTGCAAAGCCAAATCAATCCGCATTTTTTGTTCAACACATTAAATTCGATTTCCAAGCTTGCCTACATTGAAGGGGCTACGAGAACGAGCGATCTTGCCGTGTCCGTCTCGCGCCTGCTTCGGTATAATTTGCAGAAGCTTGATCAGGCGGTGCCGCTTCGCGAGGAGGTAGAGCATGTAAGCGAGTATATGAAGATCCAGAAGGCGAGATTCCGTGACAGGATCGAATTTGTGATGGATATTGACGAACGAGCACTGGACTGTATGATTCCGTGCCTGACATTGCAGCCGATTTTGGAAAATGCATTCGTTCATGGGATTGAGCAGATGGAGTCCGGGGCCCTGCTGAAGCTCGGGATCAGCTACTCGGAAGCTGGCGTGGTGATCGAGATTCGGGATAATGGCGTGGGAATGAGCAGGGAGACGGCGAATGTGCTACTTCAATCGATCCGTGATAATTCGCCGCGTTATGGGGGGAGGAAGGGACAATCCACCGGTTTAGGCACACATAATGTGTTCAAAAGGCTGCATTTGTTCTTTGACGGGCAGGAGCGCATTGAGATCGACAGTAGAGAGGGAGGGGGAACTACGGTCATGTTCACCTTGCCGTTTCGTACGGTCGCTTAA